The Mytilus edulis chromosome 12, xbMytEdul2.2, whole genome shotgun sequence genome contains a region encoding:
- the LOC139497606 gene encoding zinc finger protein 227-like produces the protein MYEGGEALDTIDSTLQQHIHTEIVNTLHEYDVCSRELSQSIDLKTHEITDISEKNYKCGVCAKEYGRSSHLKRHMKKHTSKKNHKCVVCSREFTQESDFERHARTHTGEKPFKCDICASEFSRKGDLMRHLRKHTGETPHKCDVCASEFTRNSDLQAHMSTHTGDKPHGCDFCGKRFSHISNLQKHIKIHTGDKPHGCDVCDRRFSQLANLRRHLKTHTHNEPYDCDICDKQFDRYNSLERHMRTHTGDNNHDCDVCGKGFSGPSHLEAHMRTHTGFKPHECDVCGKGFNHLSNFKRHMKIHTGEPCKLHNCDVCGKGFSQSSSLKRHMRIHTVKPCKPFNCDICGKGFSHFCSLKRHMSKQTCNLPSASDVYGTGFIQHCEKEICMSIQTDNIKHESDVNG, from the coding sequence ATGTATGAAGGAGGAGAGGCTTTAGATACAATCGATAGTACTTTACAGCAACACATACACACAGAGATTGTTAATACACTTCATGAATATGATGTCTGTTCTAGAGAATTAAGTCAAAGTATAGACTTAAAGACACATGAGATAACTGATATaagtgaaaaaaattataaatgtggTGTGTGTGCTAAAGAATATGGTCGAAGTAGTCACTTAAAAAGACATATGAAAAAacatacaagtaaaaaaaatcataaatgtgTTGTGTGTTCTAGAGAATTTACTCAAGAAAGTGACTTTGAGAGACATGCGAGAACTCACACAGGTGAAAAACCTTTTAAATGTGATATTTGTGCTAGTGAATTTTCTCGAAAAGGTGACTTAATGAGACATTTGAGAAAACATACTGGTGAAACACCTCATAAATGTGATGTGTGTGCTAGTGAATTTACTCGCAATAGTGACCTACAGGCACATATGAGTACACATACTGGAGATAAACCTCATGGCTGTGATTTCTGTGGTAAACGGTTTAGTCATATAAGTAATTTGCAGAAACACATCAAAATACATACAGGCGATAAACCTCATGGCTGTGATGTATGTGATAGAAGGTTTAGTCAGCTTGCTAATTTACGGAGACACTTGAAAACACATACACATAATGAACCTTATGACTGTGATATCTGTGATAAACAGTTTGATCGGTATAATAGTTTAgagagacacatgagaacacatacaggtgataatAATCATGattgtgatgtatgtggtaaagggttcaGTGGACCAAGTCATTTAGAGgcacacatgagaacacatacaggtttCAAACCTCATGAGTGTGACGTATGTGGGAAAGGGTTTAATCATCTTAGTAATTTTAAGAGACATATGAAAATACACACAGGTGAACCCTGTAAATTGCATAATTGTGATGTATGTGGCAAAGGGTTTAGTCAATCTAGTAGTTTAAAGAGACATATGAGAATACATACAGTGAAACCATGTAAACCTTTTAATTGTGATATATGTGGGAAAGGGTTTAGtcatttttgtagtttaaaaaGACATATGAGTAAACAAACATGTAATTTACCTTCGGCCAGTGATGTATATGGTACAGGTTTTATTCAGCATTGTGAGAAAGAGATTTGCATGAGTATTCAAACcgacaatataaaacatgaaagTGATGTAAATGGTTAA
- the LOC139498372 gene encoding uncharacterized protein — MPKTGIRRRIGYRDKCRARKRVRKTKDSDAHTIEEHEHNGIDSDAHTIEEHEHIVIYATSTDTRFWPVPELIELGDISNVQSPAYRNENDETNENIEHYVVLDKVYQYDPNNSLDEFVTTKREEHYSTLKRSCQKLVENPLYAPIEFMRSARIIRFVSVYDCDNPGVKLICTIKKNYSAEVFVHGKRLSDQHDLWRTIPGKFMTIQRIERLLIVLLHYDVCIGNPDEELQKLCSGKMGYVETGYGAYRGDCVYQSTIRTISCMLLTDRWKPRCKNCIIYRKTIKKQESREKHKSPASSKNWLTSRKGNSRLTDCEKFEKIKQLKNYSSDLESQVAALKKKVKKSIRTDGILISENNSTKDMVNLMTSCENIVD; from the exons ATGCCAAAAACAGGAATAAGACGTAGAATTGGCTACAGGGATAAATGTAGAGCAAGGAAGAGGGTTAGAAAAACCAAAGATTCAGATGCCCATACCATTGAAGAGCATGAGCATAATGGAATTGATTCAGATGCCCATACCATTGAAGAGCATGAGCATATAGTTATTTATG CTACGTCTACAGATACAAGATTTTGGCCTGTCCCAGAATTGATAGAATTAGGTGATATAAGCAACGTTCAGTCACCAGCTTACCGAAATGAGAATGACGAGACCAATGAAAATATTGAACATTATGTTGTGTTAGATAAAGTCTACCAATACGATCCAAATAACAGTCTAGATGAATTTGTAACAACAAAGAGGGAAGAGCATTATTCCACACTTAAAAGAAGTTGTCAGAAGCTTGTTGAAAACCCTTTATATGCACCAATTGAATTCATGCGCTCAGCTAGAATTATAAGATTTGTATCAGTTTATGATTGTGACAATCCTGGAGTAAAGTTGATTTGTACGATAAAGAAGAATTACTCTGCAGAAGTGTTCGTTCACGGCAAGAGATTAAGTGATCAACATGACCTTTGGCGCACAATACCAGGAAAGTTCATGACAATTCAGCGAATTGAACGTCTTTTGATTGTTCTGCTTCATTATGATGTATGCATTGGTAATCCAGACGAAGAGCTTCAGAAACTATGTTCAGGAAAAATGGGGTATGTTGAAACAGGTTATGGAGCTTACCGTGGTGACTGTGTTTATCAAAGTACAATCCGCACAATATCATGCATGTTATTGACCGACAGATGGAAACCAAGATGTAAAAATTGCATTATCTATCGTAAAACTATAAAAAAGCAAGAATCTAGAGAAAAACATAAATCACCTGCATCAAGTAAAAATTGGTTAACATCCAGAAAAGGAAATAGTCGATTAACTGATTgcgagaaatttgaaaaaattaaacagtTAAAGAACTACAGTAGTGACTTAGAAAGTCAGGTGGCAGCACtgaaaaagaaagttaaaaagTCCATAAGAACCGATGGTATATTGATTAGtgaaaataacagtactaaagaTATGGTAAATTTGATGACATCATGTGAAAATATTGTCGATTAA